The DNA sequence TGTATTGAGCAAATTCATTCCGAATATTGCGTTTCCGCTTATTCAGATTGTGCTCGGCATTTGCTTAACACTGCCATTTGCGAGCCATTCACTTGAACTAAGTCCTGAATTATTCCTGCTTTTGTTTATGGCGCCGCTCTTATTCAATGACGCTGCAAGAGTAGATAAAGGGGCAATTTGGGGATTAAGGAAACCGATTTTGCTCATGTCGCTCGGTCTGGTCTTCATGACGGTTCTGCTGCTTGGGCTATTCATACATTGGCTGCTGCCAGGCTTGCCATATGCCGCTGCATTTGCCTTGGCGGCTGCTTTAGGACCGACCGATGCGGTAGCAGTAGGTGCTTTGGCAAAAAAGGTGAAGGTACCACATTCAATTATGCATACACTTGAAGGAGAGTCGCTTATCAATGATGCTTCTGGACTCGTTTCCTTCCAGTTCGCAGTAGCAGCACTATTAACAGGAACGTTCTCCATTGTGGACGCTGGGACAAGTTTCATTTTTCAGTCTGTTGGTGGTGTTCTTGTCGGTTCTGTGCTCAGCTTGCTTAAAATTGTTCTCATGCGCTGGTTGCGTAATTTTGGAGTGGAGAATGAAGTTTCTTACGTATTGATGGAAATTTTGCTTCCGTTTCTTATCTTCATGGCAGCAGAGGAATTGGGTGTAAACGGCATCCTTGCTGTTGTTTTTGGAGGGATTGTACATTCACTCAGTTATAAGAAGCTGAATGCTGAAGTGGCACAGTTGAAATTGCTATCGAGAAGCACTTGGGCAATTATCTCGTACAGCTTGAATGGACTTGTATTCGTTCTTCTTGGGATGCAACTACCAAAAATCTTAGTAACAATATGGAAAAATGAATTTGTTAACAATGGCATGCTCATTCTTTATATTGTCAGCATTACAGCAGTGTTGCTCGGCTTGAGATTAATCTGGGTGCGTCTATTTAACAACTTTGGAACTGAGCGAATATCTCATGGGGGAAAAGAGTGGAAGACGACATTTCTCTATACAATTGCTGGTGTCAGAGGGACGATTACACTTGTAAGTGCGCTTTCCCTTCCGTTTGTCTTATCCGACGGAACGTTATTCGCAGAACGTGATCTGCTTTTGAGTATCGCTGCAGGGGTAATTCTGCTGACGCTGCTACTTGCAAACTTTACACTGCCATTATTCGCTCCAAAGGCAGTGAGTGGAAAGGAAAGACCTGCAGTAGCTGAAGAAATCGCTATTCTGCGCAGAGTGACGAAGAAGCTTCGGGAGAAACGGACAGAGGATAATCAGGAAGCTGTGGGGCGAGTAATCAGGACATACAATGACCGAATCATGTCCCTTACGAGGTCGGGCGAAATGAGACAGGATGAAAAGAAGCTGCGTCGAATGATTCTCGATTGGCAGCTTGCGGATACGCTAAATCTAGTCAAGCAAGGGAAGGTTAAGCTGCGTATCGCTTATCCTGCTCTATGGAGACTTAACCGGAAACTGTTTATCATGTCACGGGAAAAACGGTACCGCCGGAATCTGCTCTATATTAGACTTCTTAAAAAGAGGTTCCATGCGGAGCATTTCCACTTGCTTACTGCTGCCGAGCGCCGTGAACAGCATAAAAAGTTGTTCCGGAGCAACCGTGCGTTCATTCTTGAAAGGTTGAAGGATATGGATGAAAGTACATTTCCGCGAGAGCTTGTTGAAATGTTTATCATGCTTTATCAGCGAAAAGAAGGACGTCGAAAAGCTAAGAAAGATACTGCAAGAGAAGAACGGAATCTTCTATATTTTGCAATTCAGACGGAGAGAGATTACATCCAGCAGTTCTTTGAGAAGGGGAAAATTTCTCGCAATGATATGAAGCGTTTTCGTGAAAATTTGCTTGCAATAGAGAATAGTCTCAGTTTAAATGACTGATCAGATAAAAGGATCGGCTGAAATTCAGCCGATCCTTTTATTGTTTTAGTTTAAGGAAATTTCGAATAGCTTGAGCATGTTTGTCTTTCGGATAGTTTTTATATAGGTCACTTGTGAGTCGAATTGGATCTCCAAAGAAATAACGTTCATATTGAGTTTGCCTTGTTCCAAAAGCACTCATAGTCAAGTCCCAGGCAAGAGTGAAAATCTTGACCCGTTCCTCTGCCGTTTTCGTTGCTCCTTGAACATATAGATCCAAATCTTTACGAATGTCCGAGGCGAATGCCTTTTCGGTTGGCAATGTAATCAGTCCACTTGCTCCAAGCAGTTGTATAATCTCGCACAAACGAGGGTAGATTTTAGGGAAGACTGTGCCAGCGACCTTTAATGTGGAGAGATCTGGCCTCATATAGCCCCATTCATCAAGGGCGGCATGATTTTCTGCCTTTTCCATCAACGCTTTCATCGTTTCCAGTCCGATGATGATTTCGGACATTTTTCCTTGAATATGTTCGTATTCACCAATATTAATGGTTTCTACAATAAGTTCTGCGAGACCAAGGATGAATTCCGTCTTTACAATTTGTCTTGTGATGACCTGGTGTTTAGCGAAAGAGTGGAAGCCGCTAACTGTAATGAACTCTTCAGCAACCTCGGCATTTTTGTAATAAAATACCCTTTCCCATGGTACAAGAACATTGTCAAAAACGACGATGGAGTCAATTTCTTCGTACCTGGAACTGAGCGGATGATCGAATTCCGAGCTGCCGCCGACAAAAGAATTTCGGCAAATGAATCTAAGTCCTTCTGTGTCGGATGGAATTGCAAAAGCAAAAGCTTCATTTTCATTAAAGAAGTATTTGCCGACACTAAAGACGAGCAGTTCATCAGTAAGACCGCCTTGAGTTGCGAGAAGACGTGCGCCTTTAATTAAGATACCTTTTTCATTTTCTTCAACGATTCTTGCAGCGATAGGTTCATCACTTTCTCCAAAATACATGGTTGAACGATTGACCTGTGGTGAAATGAATGTATGTGTAAAAGATAGGTCCTCTTCTCGAGCTTTTTCATGGAAGGCTTTAAGATGGTCGGGAAAGCAGTTATTCCTGTTCTCTAGCCAAGCTGCAGAGGAAGCAAGACCGGTCAGAACTGTGTTTAAATAGTCGGGGCTTCTCCCTAGTATGCCTCCTGTTTGTCTGGCCCACAGTTCAATCATATGTCTTCTTTTAAGAAGGTCTTCCTTTGTCCGTGGCATCAGGTACGACATACCGACTGGGTCGCCGGTTGTTGGTGACGGAAAGGTCATGATGTCTTTGAAAGCAGGTTTGAGCTGCATGTCATACAGGTGAGCTTTTGTTTGAAGGAGTCCTTTAAATGCTGGGTGCTCGGAAATTTTTCCGGTGATTTTCTGGCCGTCATACCAGATTTCTGTTTTTAGCTTATCCAATCGTTCAATATACTTTTTCCCATTAATTGATCCCATTCGATCACCTCATTTAAGATTATGATTAAGGCACTATATTCTTTCTTGGTTTTCAATTTGGGAACAGGATTTATGGTTGTTGGCATATTTTCAAATATAATAATGATAATTGATTTTTGGGAGGTTATGCAGTGGGGAAGCGTATTTCATTTTTAACACCAATTCTGTTGATTTTCACTCTGGTCGTAAGGGTGTTCAGTGAAGTGCATCGTTTTAAGGTGAATGAGGTTGTTTTCAAGTCAGATAAAATTCCTGCACAGTCTGGAGTTACAGTTTTACAAATTAGTGATTTGCATAATAGAGCTTTTGGCAAGGGGAATAAGCGGCTCGTCCATGCAGTAAAAGAAGCCAAGGCTGATTTGATTGTAATAACGGGTGATTTGATCAGCAAAGATACTAAAAGTCTGAGAGCTGTCTTCTCATTCATCGAAAAAGTCGTAGATATTAATAAGCATGTATTCTTTATTTCCGGTAATCATGACTGGGCAAATTATCAGAACGAGGTATTGTTTGCTGGACTAGCGAAGCGAAATGTAAAAGTTTTGCACAATGATAGTGTCCAGTGGAAGAAAGGCAATTTCGTTTGCAATATTGTTGGGATTGATGATGCTTCAACAGATTACGAAGATATGGAGGCAGCATTTGCTAATATTGATAAAGATGCTTATACAATCTTCCTGTCCCATACACCAGACATTGTAAAAAAATATAATGATATTCCTGCAAACCTGATCTTGAGCGGTCATACTCACGGTGGTCAAGTCCGGTTCCCGATTATCGGAGCAGTTATTGCGCCGGATCAGGGGTTCTTCCCGAAATTGGATAAAGGAGTCTTTGAAATTGGCTCCGACCAGAGCCTTTATATCGATAGTGGGCTTGGAACAAGCAGGGCTCCATTACGCTTTTTGAACAGAAGCCAGCTCAGCCTGATCAGAATTGAGAGTACATTGTAAAGTTATTGTTTAATTTTTATTATTGAATTGAAGTAGTCGGCAACCCATGCTACATTGAATCCGCTTTGCCTTATAAATTAACAATTCATAAAGGGAGAGATCAATGGAGGTCAGAAGGAAAAGCCGAATTAAAACACTTATAGAAATACTTATCGTTTCATTGAAGTTGGGATGCACATCATTTGGTGGGCCAATAGCGCACTTGGGTTACTTTCATCAGGAGTATGTCCGCCGAAGAAAGTGGATGGATGAGGAGAGCTATGCGGATCTTGTAGCACTCAGTCAATTTCTACCTGGGCCTGCCAGCAGCCAGGTGGGCATAGGTGTCGGTGTCATCCATGGTGGAGTAATAGGAGGAATCATTTCATTCGTTGGCTTCACACTTCCATCCGTGCTTGTACTCATTGTATTCGCTATGTATCTTCACACGTTCAACGTCAATGAGGCAGGATGGATCCATGGGCTAAAAATTGTCGCTGTCGTAGTCGTCGCACATGCAATTCTCGGGATGGCGAAAAAACTGACACCGGATATGCCAAGACAAACAATCGCCTTGGCTGCTTTAATTGCTGTATTAGTCATTCCTGCGGCAACTATACAAATAATCGTCATTATACTGGCCGCGGTTGTGGGATTTTTAATTTATCGGAATCAAATAGCGGCGGATAAGCTGCAATCTATAAAACAGTTTCCTGTTTCCAGACGATTTGGCTTGTTATGTTTGGTAGCTTTTTTCTTACTTCTCTTTTTGCTGCCAATCTTGAGTAGGGTAATAAGTTCTGATTGGTTTGCAATCATCTCCGATTTTTATAGATCGGGTGCGCTTGTATTTGGGGGCGGTCATGTCGTACTGCCGTTGCTGGAACAAGCTTTTGTCCAAGCAGGCAGGCTAAATGAATCGCAATTCCTGGCCGGCTACGGAGTGACTCAAGCAGTTCCTGGTCCGCTATTCACTTTTGCTGCATACATAGGAACAATTATGAAAGGCTCATTAGGCGGTGTCATTGCGATTGTTGCGATTTTCTTGCCAGCATTTCTCCTCATTTTAGGAGTCTTGCCTTTTTGGAATACAATCCGTGGCAATGCGAAGGTCAAGGGAGCACTGATGGGGGTCAATGCTGCTGTAGTCGGAATTTTGTTAGCTGCACTGTACAATCCAATATGGACGACATCTATTTTGGATGTATATGATTTTGTCTTGGCGGCCATCTTGTTCGGAATGCTCGTATTCTGGAAAATGCCCCCGTGGACTGTCGTAATTGCTGGAATTTTAGGTGGATGGCTCATGTTATAAGCTGGTATTCAGTTCGTTAATTCTTGGTAAGTATAAATTTCCTGTATCGGCTACATCCATTGTCGGTAAGCCATTTGGTAACATTAACATTGGAATATTCATGCAAACTCTGCTTCAAATTCTTTGTTGGTGCTTTCTGAACATGTTAGAATTGTAGACAAAAGCAGACATTTACCGACTGGAGGCCAGGAGATGAAAAAACCTAGAATAGCTGTCATCGGCTGTTGTGTGACGAGAGATCTGTTCAATAGAAAGTTCGTTGCGAATTACAAAGAGTTCTATGAATGTGTCTCAACAGCTTGGCAAACATCCATAATCAGTTTCATGTCCAATCGGTCTAACATTGATGAACATGGTAAGGAATTTGTTGATGAAGTTTCCGATTTGCAAAGAAAAACAGTGCAGCGTGATATGGATAAGTCTTACCGTGAAGAGCTGATTGCTGAGAAGCCGGATTATATTATATATGATCTGTATACTGACGTGAAATACGGGATTGTAGAAACGCAAGATGGATATTTGACAGACAATCCGAATGGATTTAGGAAGACGAGATTTTTCACGGAGAAGCTTTACAACAGAAGACTCAATATTTTTAAACATGAGGAATTCATGGAATTATTCAATAGGAAATTTGATGAGTTTTATAAGTGGGTACATAAGAATCTTCCAGGTTGCCGAATAATCGTCACGAGATTCTCGGAGACTTACAGTTATATGACCGATAAAGGTTTTCCGGTCAATTTCTCAACTAAAGTCTGTGGAACAGTTGCTCGCAATAACAAAATGTATGATCGTATATATGACCATCTCTCGGAAAATTATAATATCGATTTTATCGATATGCAGAAGAGAACCTACTTTGCCGATTATAAACATCCATATGGCAATAAGCCATGGCATTTCACACAGCAATATTATGATGACTTGTTTAGTGGTCTAAATGAAGTTATGCTGAATCATCAGCAAAACGAAGAGAACACAAAACTGCAAAATAAGACAATTATCACCAAACTGGTTGAGAAAGTAA is a window from the Aciduricibacillus chroicocephali genome containing:
- a CDS encoding cation:proton antiporter, which encodes MEIFEIILFMLSAVFISNVLSKFIPNIAFPLIQIVLGICLTLPFASHSLELSPELFLLLFMAPLLFNDAARVDKGAIWGLRKPILLMSLGLVFMTVLLLGLFIHWLLPGLPYAAAFALAAALGPTDAVAVGALAKKVKVPHSIMHTLEGESLINDASGLVSFQFAVAALLTGTFSIVDAGTSFIFQSVGGVLVGSVLSLLKIVLMRWLRNFGVENEVSYVLMEILLPFLIFMAAEELGVNGILAVVFGGIVHSLSYKKLNAEVAQLKLLSRSTWAIISYSLNGLVFVLLGMQLPKILVTIWKNEFVNNGMLILYIVSITAVLLGLRLIWVRLFNNFGTERISHGGKEWKTTFLYTIAGVRGTITLVSALSLPFVLSDGTLFAERDLLLSIAAGVILLTLLLANFTLPLFAPKAVSGKERPAVAEEIAILRRVTKKLREKRTEDNQEAVGRVIRTYNDRIMSLTRSGEMRQDEKKLRRMILDWQLADTLNLVKQGKVKLRIAYPALWRLNRKLFIMSREKRYRRNLLYIRLLKKRFHAEHFHLLTAAERREQHKKLFRSNRAFILERLKDMDESTFPRELVEMFIMLYQRKEGRRKAKKDTAREERNLLYFAIQTERDYIQQFFEKGKISRNDMKRFRENLLAIENSLSLND
- the chrA gene encoding chromate efflux transporter; its protein translation is MEVRRKSRIKTLIEILIVSLKLGCTSFGGPIAHLGYFHQEYVRRRKWMDEESYADLVALSQFLPGPASSQVGIGVGVIHGGVIGGIISFVGFTLPSVLVLIVFAMYLHTFNVNEAGWIHGLKIVAVVVVAHAILGMAKKLTPDMPRQTIALAALIAVLVIPAATIQIIVIILAAVVGFLIYRNQIAADKLQSIKQFPVSRRFGLLCLVAFFLLLFLLPILSRVISSDWFAIISDFYRSGALVFGGGHVVLPLLEQAFVQAGRLNESQFLAGYGVTQAVPGPLFTFAAYIGTIMKGSLGGVIAIVAIFLPAFLLILGVLPFWNTIRGNAKVKGALMGVNAAVVGILLAALYNPIWTTSILDVYDFVLAAILFGMLVFWKMPPWTVVIAGILGGWLML
- a CDS encoding metallophosphoesterase, encoding MGKRISFLTPILLIFTLVVRVFSEVHRFKVNEVVFKSDKIPAQSGVTVLQISDLHNRAFGKGNKRLVHAVKEAKADLIVITGDLISKDTKSLRAVFSFIEKVVDINKHVFFISGNHDWANYQNEVLFAGLAKRNVKVLHNDSVQWKKGNFVCNIVGIDDASTDYEDMEAAFANIDKDAYTIFLSHTPDIVKKYNDIPANLILSGHTHGGQVRFPIIGAVIAPDQGFFPKLDKGVFEIGSDQSLYIDSGLGTSRAPLRFLNRSQLSLIRIESTL
- a CDS encoding DUF6270 domain-containing protein, coding for MKKPRIAVIGCCVTRDLFNRKFVANYKEFYECVSTAWQTSIISFMSNRSNIDEHGKEFVDEVSDLQRKTVQRDMDKSYREELIAEKPDYIIYDLYTDVKYGIVETQDGYLTDNPNGFRKTRFFTEKLYNRRLNIFKHEEFMELFNRKFDEFYKWVHKNLPGCRIIVTRFSETYSYMTDKGFPVNFSTKVCGTVARNNKMYDRIYDHLSENYNIDFIDMQKRTYFADYKHPYGNKPWHFTQQYYDDLFSGLNEVMLNHQQNEENTKLQNKTIITKLVEKVILK
- the hpaB gene encoding 4-hydroxyphenylacetate 3-monooxygenase, oxygenase component produces the protein MGSINGKKYIERLDKLKTEIWYDGQKITGKISEHPAFKGLLQTKAHLYDMQLKPAFKDIMTFPSPTTGDPVGMSYLMPRTKEDLLKRRHMIELWARQTGGILGRSPDYLNTVLTGLASSAAWLENRNNCFPDHLKAFHEKAREEDLSFTHTFISPQVNRSTMYFGESDEPIAARIVEENEKGILIKGARLLATQGGLTDELLVFSVGKYFFNENEAFAFAIPSDTEGLRFICRNSFVGGSSEFDHPLSSRYEEIDSIVVFDNVLVPWERVFYYKNAEVAEEFITVSGFHSFAKHQVITRQIVKTEFILGLAELIVETINIGEYEHIQGKMSEIIIGLETMKALMEKAENHAALDEWGYMRPDLSTLKVAGTVFPKIYPRLCEIIQLLGASGLITLPTEKAFASDIRKDLDLYVQGATKTAEERVKIFTLAWDLTMSAFGTRQTQYERYFFGDPIRLTSDLYKNYPKDKHAQAIRNFLKLKQ